The genome window GGTTTGCCCTGTTTCCGGCGGCTGGTGTGCTTGCCCTTGGACTCCAGGCGCTCTCGGTCGGGGCGGTTCTTCTGGGGCTGGGGCTCACCGCCTTGTGGGCCATGCCGCCATTTTGGGTACCGTATCTTTACGGCGTGGTGTTCCTGATGATCGCAGCGTGGCACCTTTTGAAAGGCCGCTTCCTGGGCAACGGGCTTTGGCGAGCTACCGCCGGCCCAACGACACTGGTGCTGCTGGCATTCGGGTTAGGCCTGATGGGTGGCTACATGGGCTATCTGGGTTTGCTGGGCAGAGAACTCCCGAAGGTGGAAACCGTGGATATCGCGCCGCCCTTCGGCGCGGGAACCTATCTGGTGGCCCATGGAGGCTCAAATAATCTGGTTAATATCCACCTGCATACCCTGGACGAGTCCGTGGAACGATTCCGGCCCTGGCGAGGCCAGAGCCGTGCTCTCGATATCTTCCGCACGACTCCGTTCGGCCGGCATGTGGATGGCTGGCAACCGGTCGACCCTGCTCGATACGTTACCTTTGGTACGCCCGTGCTCGCCCCCTGCAGCGGGGAAGTCGCCAGGGTTGTGGGTGGCGTGAAGGACATGCAGGTCCCTCAGATGGACCGTGAGCACATGGCAGGCAATTACGTTGCCGTTGATTGCGGCGATTTTTTTGTCGTGTTGGCGCATCTTCGCCAGGGCAGCATTGAGGTTCGGGCCGGTGATCGGCTGGACACAGGTGACAGGCTTGGTGAAATGGGTAATTCCGGAAACAGTTCCGAGCCGCACTTACACGTGCATGCCCAGCGGGGCTTGCCTGAGGGTGCTCCGCTAAGTGGGAAGCCTTTGGCCCTGACCATTAACGGAGACTTCTACGTGCGCAACGACAGGATCATCGCCCCTGACCCCCGCGCGGCGCCGGCTCAGCTCTAACGCACAACAAAGACCGACACGTCGCTGTGTTTGACGATGTTTGCGCCATTGGAATGGAGAATATGCAGTTTGTCTCCGATGCCAGGCGGATGAGAGGCCATGATGACAAGGTCCGCACCCGTGTCTTTGATCGCGTCCAGAAGGCGGTCATCCAGTTCCACAGCGGTATCTGCTGTTGACAGTACTTTGCTGTCGGTATTGATGCCGTGTGATGTGCCCTGTTCTTGCGCGAAGGCGCTGAGCTTGTCGGCCAGCTCTTCCGGGGTGTGTGCCGCAGCAGACGGGGCCGTGTTGGTCACGGTGATGTAGCAGAGCGTGGCGTTATAGTGCTTGGCGATGTCGATCGCGGTATCAAGGGCTTTCGACATTTTTTCCGTGTGTGCCAGATCGACGGGCACGAGAATTTTTCTGTACATAGTGACGCTCCTTATGTCAGGTCGGGCGTTGAATCACGCCATCCATGTCTAAAAGCGTGGCAGTAATCGCCGGATTTTGCCAAAACGAAAGGAATGAAATTGATTGCAGGCAAAAATTGGGGGCTCTTGCCGATAGGGGAAGAGCCTGCTTTCACGCCGCGTTGGCGCCGTGAAAGCAGGGAGGGCCCCCGGGTCAGAGGAGGTTGTACAGGAATACAATGCCGATACCGGCGGGTGTCACGAACCGGAGTACGAACATAAAGGCTTTGAAGCTCCCACCTTTCAGGCCGATTTCGGTAACCAGCCCTTCCCGCCTCATGGCCCAGCCGGCAAACAGGGCGATGGCCAGACCGCCGAGAGGCATCATCAGGTTCGATACCAGGAAGTCGAGCAGGTCGAACACCGTCTTGCCCTCAAAGAAGCTGACAAACCCGAGCGGATGCAGGTCTCCCCAGACGTTGAAAGACAGCACCGTACCAATGCCGATAAACCAGATGGCCAGCCCGCCACCCATGGCACTTTTGACCCGGCTGACGCCTTTGTGTTCCTCCAGCCATTCCACCACCGGTTCCAGCATGGATATGGCGGAGGTGATGGCAGCAACCAACAATAAGGCAAAAAAGAGGGTGCCAAAGACGGCGCCGCCGCTC of Marinobacter sediminum contains these proteins:
- a CDS encoding M23 family metallopeptidase; translation: MSWMVIVTQVLLPVLLLLWFALFPAAGVLALGLQALSVGAVLLGLGLTALWAMPPFWVPYLYGVVFLMIAAWHLLKGRFLGNGLWRATAGPTTLVLLAFGLGLMGGYMGYLGLLGRELPKVETVDIAPPFGAGTYLVAHGGSNNLVNIHLHTLDESVERFRPWRGQSRALDIFRTTPFGRHVDGWQPVDPARYVTFGTPVLAPCSGEVARVVGGVKDMQVPQMDREHMAGNYVAVDCGDFFVVLAHLRQGSIEVRAGDRLDTGDRLGEMGNSGNSSEPHLHVHAQRGLPEGAPLSGKPLALTINGDFYVRNDRIIAPDPRAAPAQL
- a CDS encoding universal stress protein, translating into MYRKILVPVDLAHTEKMSKALDTAIDIAKHYNATLCYITVTNTAPSAAAHTPEELADKLSAFAQEQGTSHGINTDSKVLSTADTAVELDDRLLDAIKDTGADLVIMASHPPGIGDKLHILHSNGANIVKHSDVSVFVVR